TTACGTATTAACTTAATAGAGGTTACCCAAAATATTTAAGATTGATCGGCAACCCATCCAGTATCCGCCTGATAAAATTCTCACAATCCCATTTATTACAGTATTAGACGATTCATATGGGCAAAGAGTTTATTCCCGATCTGAAAATATTGACAGTTTCTTCGTGCCGTCGGCGAGCACGTAACCCCGGTACATGCCCTTTGAATTGAACGGCATGGCGATATTCCCGGCACGGTCGATAGCAATCACTCCCCCCGAACCGCCCAGCTCAGTAAATTTTTTCATAATCACAAAATCGGCGGCATCGGCAAGTGGCATATTTTTGTATCCCATCAAAGCAGCGATATCATAGGCGATCATCCCGCGCATGATATACTCGCCGACTCCGGTCGCCGAAACGGCGCAGGTGTTATTATCGGCGTACGTCCCGGCTCCGATCATCGGAGTATCTCCAATACGGCCATGCCGTTTGTTGGTCATCCCGCCGGTGGATGTCGCCGCGGCGAGGTTGCCGCTTTGGTCAACGGCTACCGCTCCGACCGTGCCCATCTTATCTTTATCATCCGAATGATCCAGTTGCGTCGCCGGAGCCGAAAGGCTCTTTTCCCTCTTTAAAGCCTTTTGTAACTGTTCATACCGAAACTCGGTATCGAAATAAGTCATATCCTCAACCAGCGTCATGCTGTTAGATGCTGCAAACTTTTCGGCTCCCTCTCCGGCAAAGAGGATGTGTGGGCTTTTGTCATATACTAACCGCGCCAGCAGAATCGGGTTTTTGATGCGCCGGACATTGGCGACCGCCCCGACGTTTTTGGTCGCGCCGTCCATGATGCAGGCATCCTGCTCGTGACCGCCGTCATGAGTGAACACGGCGCCGACGCCGGTATTGAAAAGCGGGGAGTCTTCCATCACGACCACCGCCGCCTGGGTAGCATCAAGAGCCGTACCACCTTTTTTGAGAATCTCGTATCCGGCTTTGAGCGATTGCGTCAACCCGTCGAGATATGCTTTTTCTTTTTCGGGCGTCATTGACGCCCGAAGTATCGTCCCCGCCCCGCCGTGTATTGCAATTGATAAATTAGTCATAACGTTTTATTTTTCCATTACATTTCGTACTATTTTTATCAGTTCATCCTGGTATTTCTCTGGCTCATCCAAATTCGGCCAGTGCCCAGAATTGTCAAACCAAATCATCTTTTTATTCGGGGCCTTCAGTTTTGCAAAAAATCGTTCAACGATTTCAAACGGAGTCACGAAATCATATTTTCCGGTAAAGAAATATACCGGAACCCTAATTTCATTTAGAGTTTCAGAAAAATTCACCTCCATTACTTCGTTCCACATGATCGAATTGGTTTGAATAAATGCTTTCATGAAATTCTGTTTATCTATTTTCGTATAATGAGGAGATTGACTCATTATCTTCATCAAATCAGGGTATGTAATATTAATCATGGCCCCGCCATATTTGGTAAGATATTGTCTCTGGGCCGCCAGACTACCGAATCCGCCACTGTACGGAGGCGGCCCGATATTTTCGAGTGCAGCCACCGCTTCTGAATCCGCTCCTTCTTTTGCCTTCTCAAGAGTATATTGATAAGAAAGTGTTTCGCCTTCCGTGGAATTCACAACCTGTCCCATTCCGATATAAGCATGAATTAATTCCGGATAACGCTCGGCGGTATATAATCCCAATATTGTTCCCCACGATTGCCCGATCAGGAACAACTTATCTTTTGAAAATCGTTTTCGAAGAAATTGAATTAATTCATGCGTGTCTGATAAAAACTGTTCTAAATTCAATGTATTAACATCAACGCTATCGTTGAATGATTTTCCCGCCCCTCGCTGATCCCAATTAACAACGATAAAATGTTTTTCCAGGCGGGGAGAATCGAAATGTGTATACGGCATTTCGGGATATCCCGGTCCGCCATGAAGAAACAAAAGTATAGGATTATTTAAATTATCGCTTC
The genomic region above belongs to Candidatus Zixiibacteriota bacterium and contains:
- a CDS encoding isoaspartyl peptidase/L-asparaginase; the protein is MTNLSIAIHGGAGTILRASMTPEKEKAYLDGLTQSLKAGYEILKKGGTALDATQAAVVVMEDSPLFNTGVGAVFTHDGGHEQDACIMDGATKNVGAVANVRRIKNPILLARLVYDKSPHILFAGEGAEKFAASNSMTLVEDMTYFDTEFRYEQLQKALKREKSLSAPATQLDHSDDKDKMGTVGAVAVDQSGNLAAATSTGGMTNKRHGRIGDTPMIGAGTYADNNTCAVSATGVGEYIMRGMIAYDIAALMGYKNMPLADAADFVIMKKFTELGGSGGVIAIDRAGNIAMPFNSKGMYRGYVLADGTKKLSIFSDRE
- a CDS encoding alpha/beta hydrolase, whose amino-acid sequence is MLRLIKYTVLFEIIILFACNISSLGSNASSINSLEEVNLGGTNQWILMRSDNLNNPILLFLHGGPGYPEMPYTHFDSPRLEKHFIVVNWDQRGAGKSFNDSVDVNTLNLEQFLSDTHELIQFLRKRFSKDKLFLIGQSWGTILGLYTAERYPELIHAYIGMGQVVNSTEGETLSYQYTLEKAKEGADSEAVAALENIGPPPYSGGFGSLAAQRQYLTKYGGAMINITYPDLMKIMSQSPHYTKIDKQNFMKAFIQTNSIMWNEVMEVNFSETLNEIRVPVYFFTGKYDFVTPFEIVERFFAKLKAPNKKMIWFDNSGHWPNLDEPEKYQDELIKIVRNVMEK